Genomic DNA from Coffea arabica cultivar ET-39 chromosome 7e, Coffea Arabica ET-39 HiFi, whole genome shotgun sequence:
ACACAAAACCGCATTACAAACAAAACAGTATCCATCAACCTCCCATCATTACCAGCCGGAAAACCTCGCACCCTGTAGACAAATAGGAAGTTGTACTTGTCTACCACATATCTGTAACCAAAATATATAGCTCCCACCGGAACCACAAGGGGAGCAAAGGAGGAATATATGAGGGTCAGGGCAAATATTGTGAGGTTGAACGCATAGTATTGTGCAAAATCAAAAGTTCGCTTAGGCATGGGTGAGGTTCTGCTAACAGGAGGGTATTCAGACATGTCTTGACCTGGTGAATTAACACCGTTCAAAGCAGAATGTTGTAAATATCCATTATTGCTTGTCATTACCCCAGCTGCAGCTTCAGAAATCAGAGGCCTCTCCAAACTTTCAATGTCATGATTTTCCAGTTCACTTTGCTCCGGAACCAGCTGGAGCATATCATTCTTTCTGAACTTCCGGAGCATCTTCTTAATTGAAGGTACTGGAGCCAGTAAATCAAAGGATATTCCCAAGAAAGTGCTTGTAATAAGAAATGCAAGTGATGAAAGGCAAGATCTTGAAAGAAAAGAGGCACTCATATATTGTTCAATCCTTTTGCAATCTTCCCCATCCAAGTAACATCGTCCCATCTTCAAAATAGCGCTCTCCAGTGATGACTCAACTAGACCCCTTAGAAGAATGAGGTTTACCAAGAAAAAGCAAACCATCTTCAAGAGCGCAGCTCTTTGCTCCCCAGACACGGTCAAATGCCGCTCAAatttggaaagataagaaagaaCAGATGGGATCACAATATACATGCTGACAAAAATAAGTACATTGGGCAGAAACTGGAAGATTAAGGATGCAAGCCAGCTTGAACTCTGCACCCAAGCCAGCCAAGTCTCAGCATTCCAGAAACAGCAGAGATGGTGGATGACGCAGCTAAACAGCCAAAACTAGTAGTATAGTATAATAAGCATAAAGGAAGTAACTAGACGTGGCTGCTTAGTGCATTTGGGGAACCGTAAGCGGCGGAATGGGACGAGCTTTCTATTATCAGCGTCATCATTACCGAGACGAATCTGACGGACGATGCCCCATAATGCTTTGTTTGGTGTCCTTTTCCTTCTAAGGGTCCAACGCTGGTTTGTCGCACAGGCGTCAAATCAACTCATTTATGCACCATTCAAGGACCTATCTGTTTGGCACTTgaattttttaccaagtttATCTGGtacaagtttttttaaaaattttaattacagtaatttttaaaaaaatttcaaaaattttaaattatatacttcaaaatatttaaaaaattacaaactttaaaaaatttttaaaaaatttttacaataaattataataaaattttagataaacatcTAAAAAACTCACTTGTCAAATGGGGCCAATGTAAGTTTAAGCCCAAAGGAATAGTTCATACTTCAGAAAACTTGGACTATTAACTATTGAGTAGGCCCAAAATCATGACAGGTGATATTTACTTTACATTCGAAATCTTCATCCTTGCATTGACAATGTAGAAAGTGTGAATCTATGCTACTAttatgggtttgtttggataggatattatttgaaatattatttggaataattactgtagcattttttgtgatatgatgtatatgagataaaaaggtaattgagaagataaaaaactatattggaaattgtaatggtaatgtcagcaaatatatttgtCCAAATAATCTACTGTCCAAACAAACCATGGTTAATACATTTTTGCCACGCAATTGTCTATAAATGTAGTGTTACTAATTCCAAACTAGTATAAATTTTTGTAAGAATGATAGGGGTGAAAATTTTGTAAGAATGATAGGggtgtaaatttgaaattgacttGTTTACTTTTCAAGTTGAGTTTGAATAAGTTTTATGAAATTGAATTCAAGTTGAACTTGAGTAATTTGAACTTTTTACATGTAAATTTCACTTATATATTAATCAAACCGATTTTGAAAGtttatcaaatttaaattattgTTCAAGTTTGATCTGATTAGCTGATGAATCAAATTCGAATGAATTTTTACTGAACCAAAATGGGTACGAGTATCAAGTATTCTGGTTGTCTTTCAACTTGGAGGGAAGAGCTTGTGATAGAAATTAAGAATACTTGCTTTTTCATGCCTTCTTTTATCCAAGCATTTGTATTGGCAAATGATATTGCCAAAGCCAACGTTTTAAATCCATAAcaagttttttttaaatgacAAAACCACCTCTTTTAATTCCAAATTACAATCGGAGTATGAAGTGGCATTAATGCAGTCCCTCACTTAAAATTAGTATGGATGGAGAAATGTCCATAGAGATTAGAAGGAAATGATAAAAATTTTATCTTTCTTAGGAGTTTATGGAAATAAAAGGTACAAAAAAGTAGGAATGATGTTTGAAAGAAATGGAATGATGAAATAGTTTTTtcattaacttttgaaaaaaaaaggagaatagTTAGAAAGTTAATTAAGACATCACAAATTTTCCGTCTATTATTCCCCTCATTTCTGAAAGTTTGAAACTATTTCATCTTTCGATTTGTTTCCAAAATAATCTCAAATCGAGTAAGAGAAATTCATCCAATGCTCCTCTCTTTAGTTAACATGCAGTATAACTCAAGTTTATTGTTCATTCCATATCTCccttcttttctattttctctcttCCAAACAAAGCCTCAAAGTGAGGGTATTTAGGTAACTTTGCTCCACGACGTCGTTTCCTTCAAAAATCAACCGGCGAAATTCTTAAGCTCACGCGACGTCATGCAATTCGTCCAGGAGCGGGCGCAGACGGCGGAGCTGTCATATGGAACCTAACCAAGACGACGACGACGCCGGCGTCGACGAGTCATCTCCCCAAGAAGAAATGATCACAACTTCAACGCACCATTTCGGCGACGGAGATGATGCCTTCTCAGTCACTATCATTGAGGCATGTCCCTTTATCCAACTTCTCTTCTACTTCTGAATTaactccaaaagaaaaaaaaagttgaagatTTTTGTATTGTTTTTATATTTGCTCAATTTAGAGTATGAAAGAAGAGTACGGGTTATTCGTGTGGCCATGTAGTATTATTTTAGCTGAATACGTTTGGCAACAAAGATCCCGCTTTTCCGGGGCTAATGTAATCGAGGTAATTATCTAAACAAGAGTTCCAAGATTCTCCTATAAATCCTATTCAATCATGGGTTATGGTTCTTGATCTTAACTAGTGCTAGTTATATTTGACAGCTTGGTGCGGGGACTTCTTTGCCCGGTATAGTTGCTGCTAAAGTTGGCGCTGACGTCACACTCACAGATGATTCGAATAGACCTGAAGTATGCTGTTTTACACATTTATTTTTTAGAAGTTTGGCTTACAGTTTAGAGTCATTTCTGTGTCTTGTAGTTTTGTTACATCCCTAGTTGCTTCAGTTTTGTTCTTGACATGTGCAGGTGCTGGATAATATGAGGAGAGAATGTGAGCTGAATAATGTGACATGCAAAGTATGGAATGGTTCTTTATTTGATAATAGTAGATTTTAGCTTGCTAGCTTATATGATGCATCTTCAGTTCTTCGCAGATAAATGATGCATTGCATACTTAGTTTCTATATTCTAGACCATAATCTGAAGCAGCGTTTGACTAGAGCCCAATAAACTTATAATTGGTCATATTTATATGTATTGCAAGGTGCTGGGACTTACATGGGGTGTTTGGGATGAACCGATATTCACCCTGTGCCCAAATATTATCCTTGGAGCTGATGTCCTATATGAAACAAGTGGTAGGCTTGTCCCTATTTTTCTCTTCCCAATTTGGTGacttttttggttttgtttcacATATCAATTAACTGGAAAGATATTTTTACCACGCATGCACTTTGAAGCATTTGATGATCTTTTTGCTGCTGTGGCATATCTGCTCCAGAATTCTCCCTCTTCAGTTTTTATAACAGCTTACCACAACAGAAGGTGATTATGGATTTTCAATTCCTGATCTTTTCTTGGCTCAGGGACATTTGGTACTGCACTTGGGTGTATCACAGGTTTatgttaattttttatttctcttttaCTGTAAACAGTGGGCATCACCTGATTGAGTTCTTGATGGTTAAATGGGGATTGAAGTGCATGAAGCTTCTAGATGGGTTTTCATTCATGCCAGCTGACAAGGCATCTGGATTAAGTGGGAATATACAGTTGGTAGAGATAATTTTGGATAATGACAAACTAAGTTAGCAAATGGTCGTGATGCTTATTGAGAAAAATGGTAAgatgcaatatattttttttctttgttctttttctctccctctctctttttttttttgccttcttGAATGACTGTTAAAATACATGGGGTGTTGGGGATGACATTAACATGTTACACTATCTGTTCCCCCTTGGGTTTTATTTATTGTATCACTTCTGGAATTAAAGCTTATTATCTTCTGTTCAGAAGTGTGCAAAAAGGTTAACTTCCTAAAACTGGATTAAGTCAATTTGTACTGAGATCTGATCAATCAATTTGGATGTCCATTTATGAGCTACCCGTGGGCAAATAATTATATGTCAAGACCTCCAATTCTGCTTTCAAGTAAAATCAGTGGTTAAATTTTCATGAAGGCTTTCCATTTATCTCTTTCCCCCCTAACATCAAGTTTTGTATTGAGCCCCAAAAATTCTGCATAACAGAGTATCCAAACAGGACTGCTATTTGCTGGATAGGAAATAGACTGCTTTAACATTTACATCTGTAAATATTATATGCATTGTTCTGTGGAGTATTGAATTTCGGGGTTCATATAATCTTAAAAATCAACAAGCTTGATAGCTCTGGTTTTCTTCCGATCACTTTAGATGATGGAAGTGCTTAGTTGAGAAAGATAGTTTAGTTTACCACCCTACAGTCCTTTctaatttcttgaccacctgTGATGCTGCTCATCTTGATCATGGAACTTGAAAAGGCCTCATAGAAAGTTTCTTTTGAGGTCGCAAACTTTGAAACCAAGTCTTTCGTCTTTGGAGAAGTGAGTAAAGCCTGATCTGAAGAGAAGAGGCTCTTCCCTTGTAGAATCAACTTGTAGTATGTGTTGTCAAAAGTAGTTGACGATGGATCCATTGAGGTGCCTCCATTTTTTGTGCCACTCTTGTTTGGACAAATGCTTTTCAAACTTGCTGCAAAGGATGGGTGTAGTGTAGGATCAATGTCATGGGTGGCGTTGAAATTGTGGATTCTGTTCTGGAATGATGAGCAATGGGAAAAACCTATTGTGTGGCCACCTGCAAAGTGTGGAAGGAAtaatttttttagtttgtgAAGGTGGAAAGAAATGATGTGCAAGACAGTTTGGAACTTGGTTCTATAACCTGAGAGAGCAACAAGGTCTTCCATGGACAGACCTCTCTGAGAGAAGCTTTGTTGGAGTTGTGATATATTGAAGAGTGGAGCTGGCATTTGTGTTGTTTCGCTAGCCTTAGATATCCTCCCATCTTTTCTTCCTTTGGGTACATCCCAATACGGCCCACCAGACTGTTGTATTAAACACAGTTTAACAACTATATTTTTGACTGAAATTGACCGTCAACTATGTTACATCAAATGTGTATTGGACGACATCAGTTCTGAATCCTAAACCACCATCCTGCTCTTTCTAAGGCCAATCAGCGCTTCAAAACTCTCTTATACTTTACCTTCATATGATTCTGGCCTCTATGTGGTGTTACATATTTTTGTTTCGCTTTCAGTGGGTCAAGATAGATTGATCACGTCTTATTAAAGGTGCAATATTTCATTGTAGTATCGGCAGAAGATGCATCTCTTGCAATATTTCGTATTTATTCTATACAATATTTATGGTTTACTTACCAGAACAACTGCATCTCTTGCAGCTGAAGCCAAGATATCAGCACAAGACACTACACCAGGGCAAAGAGCTTCCACTGCCTTCTTTGCATTGTCAATGACATAGAACGCATGCAAAGATTTATTAGGGGGTCCGTCCTTCTCAGCGCTGTTCTTCCCTTTGGAGTTCAACAGCACAGAAGCATCACAACCCTTCCGAACAAGCAAGTCATACAAATAAATATGAAAGTGTTAACTAGCGACAAAGAGTCGAGTTATGTGAGACAATTCAAGCCAAATGTTAACTAGGTCATACATACCCTGATAAAACAATCATGAAAATGCATCCTCAGTAGTGCTGCAGGCACCGTGTTGTCTTTCTTTGCAGCATCCTTTACAACCTCTGTTACAATGCTTTCGGCATTGGGGCATGTCTTTTCATAGTAATTCAAACTGAGCGCATGCCCTTGAGAGCAGACCAAACAGATGAAGAGGGAGATGGACAATGAAACTAGGCAAGCCATAGCACTATACAGATAAGGAGCTCTAGCAGGTATCTGACGCTTTTGTCACTTGTgttgatatatatatagggaggaaaaaaaagacaGCATGATTTGGATGTTGAATGGTTGGCTACTACATTGAATTCGGTAGCATAATTGTTGGCGTTTGATGATTAAGAGTGTGCTCTAAGCATCCTCAGCGCAAGTTTTGGTCTCTAATTCTGTTTTGTCTGTCCACCTTTTAGCCCCTCACTAGCACCGGTAAAACTTTGTTTATTGGAAACTCGTTACATCAATGACTAGAAAGCAAAGCAATGGttaaaatgaataataactaGAAGCACACACTAGTTATTCTCTGGAAAAGTTCCTTCGGATTCTAGTACGCCAAgtcaaaaaggaaaacaggaaaaAATGATGGAACTTTTTACGTCTAGCCACTCTTGCTGGAGGTGCATTAGCAGGTTAGGGGTGGTTGGAATTGCTCCATCAATTTGTTACTTGATTCATCATGGATTATCATTACTCTCAAGTTTTAGCTTTTGTTGGTTATATGAATGGAATAACAGATATGAAGAGTTGGGGGTAGGGCTGCATGAGGTTCGCAGACTGGATTTGGGATGTGACGTGATGTGATGTACTTTGGATTCAACTAATTGGGGTTGAGATGTCAATTTACCAATTTATTAAGTACATGACAAGTTTAATTAAATTAGTCACATGCTTGTCTACTCATAAGTTTTTGATAATCATGTGAACGATTTTTCCATTACCTAAACAGCACCACCATCGTCGGATCAAGGGTTCTTGTTTAGTTACATCTTGAAGGTACATTTACTTTTATCAACTACATATACCTGTTGTGCATAGTgcatactactactactacgtTGTCGTGAGATTTTGGTCCCCAGACGTATttggtttgaatttgatttttatttttatttttttgcatacGTGACTTGTAATTAAAAGGTAttaatatatacactgtcagtgtaaaCAAAATTAAGTTACTTATCAAAgtataaaattcaagacatTTCATGTAGATTGTTCGTGTtagttttaattaattaaattaatgGATCAAGAAAAATGTTGTTagctacttttttctttttaagttaaATTACATTGACGTAAAATCCGGGATTACATGACATTGACGAAATCATTTTATACCTCATTAAACAATTTAATATGCCAGGAGATTTCAAAATGAACACACAACACTTTGGGTGTTTTTGGGCCTTTGTTTAGGCTGCTACTACGAGTTAACAGTTTCTTTTCCCGGCAGTCATTTCTTTGGGCTCAGGAGCCCAACAATTAGGTTCCTATTTTCCGCAACCCGAAATATGGTTCCAAAGTCCAAACCGCATCCGCCCCAAGTCCGGAACCCGATCCAGATTCGCCGTTGCCTCTAGTTCTCCTGCTAGAATCCTGGGATGTAGGGTTTTGTTAGCTGGATGGAGCAGAGCTAAAAAGTAAAAACAAGACCGCCGATTGACATAGACCTCCGACGAATTCTGCTGGGTTTTGCTGAAATTTCTCCGGCGACGGAAAAAGAGCGCATTTCCATGGGGTCCAAAGGCAAGAACAAGAAGAATATGACTAAGCCTGACGGTGACGCCACCGCCAACCACCGTAATGATGGAAAAATCATCACCGATGCTCGTTTCGCATCCTTACACTCGGACCCTAGGTTTAGGGAGCCACCGAAGCATAAAGCCAAGGTTGCGATTGATTCTCGCTTTAACCGCATGTTTACTGACAAGGATTTCGCTACCTCAAAAGCTCGCACTGATAAGAGGGGCAAACAGAAGAAGAATGACTCCGCTGCTAACTCTTTGAGGCATTATTATCGCCTCgaagaggaggaagaaggaGCGAAAGAGAGGAGTTTGGGAAAGGAATTGGTGAAGAATGAGGAGAGCGGAGAAAGTGAGAGTGAGGGTGTTGAAAGTGATGAAGAAAGTGAGAGTGTGAACGTGGAGAAAGGGagcttgaagctggaaaatgagtCCGAAACATCGGATTctgaggaggaggaagaagaagaagaggaagctgAGAGTGATGACTCGATGAGTACTACTTCGGATTCAGATGAGGCGTACGAAGAGGAAGAAGATACTTTTGGGCTGGTAAAAATGAATAATGCAGGTTGAATTTATATAATTTGGGGAACTTTGTTCGAAAATTTTAAATGTTTAACCTTTTATTTGTGCGGAGCAGGAGGAGACTGTTCCGGAAATTGATAAGGAGACGCATAGGCTTGCGGTTGTCAACATGGATTGGAGTCAAGTCAAGGTTAGTAGTATTGAAGATTCTAAGGTTTGTATTAATATAGGGGAAGAGATTGTGTAAAGAATATCTTGATGGTTTGTTATCTTTTTCTTGATCGATACATGTCGTCTGGGAGACTGCATTTTCTATGACTTGAAGGTATTTTAATTGGTGTCTTAGACTCTATAGAACCCCAACAAAGAGAGGAAAATGAGCTCATGTTGTATCCTGCATGTAATTGGTGTTGTGTTTTTCGTGGACTTGAGCTTAGAATGTTGATTTTTGCACTGAAACTAGATTGTTTCCTGTAGGCAGTTGATTTGTATGTCTCGCTAAGTTCGTTTCTTCCTAGAGGTGGTCAAATTATGTCAGTGGCAGTCTACCCATCTGAGTTTGGGCTCAAACGAATGGAAGAGGAGGCGATTCATGGTCCTGTTGGGCTATTTGAAGATGACAAAAAGAATAATCAAAATGATgaggatgaagatgatgatgatgatgaaattGACAATGAGAAATTGCGTACTTATGAATTAAGTAGGCTAAGGTGACATGTCTGCTCTCCTATATGTGCATATACATACCTTTTATTGTGTCTGTTTTTCCACCGCTTGAGTTTAATTTCAAAATCTGTTATCTTTACTTTGTAGTTGTGTAGCTTTG
This window encodes:
- the LOC140011189 gene encoding CSC1-like protein At4g35870, which gives rise to MYIVIPSVLSYLSKFERHLTVSGEQRAALLKMVCFFLVNLILLRGLVESSLESAILKMGRCYLDGEDCKRIEQYMSASFLSRSCLSSLAFLITSTFLGISFDLLAPVPSIKKMLRKFRKNDMLQLVPEQSELENHDIESLERPLISEAAAGVMTSNNGYLQHSALNGVNSPGQDMSEYPPVSRTSPMPKRTFDFAQYYAFNLTIFALTLIYSSFAPLVVPVGAIYFGYRYVVDKYNFLFVYRVRGFPAGNDGRLMDTVLFVMRFCVDLFLLSMLLFFSVHGDSTKLQAIFTLGLLVMYKLLPSDNEGVQPALLQGIQTVDNIIDGPIDYEVLSKPTFEWDTYNS
- the LOC113701872 gene encoding uncharacterized protein isoform X2 — its product is MEPNQDDDDAGVDESSPQEEMITTSTHHFGDGDDAFSVTIIELGAGTSLPGIVAAKVGADVTLTDDSNRPEVLDNMRRECELNNVTCKVLGLTWGVWDEPIFTLCPNIILGADVLYETSAFDDLFAAVAYLLQNSPSSVFITAYHNRSGHHLIEFLMVKWGLKCMKLLDGFSFMPADKASGLSGNIQLVEIILDNDKLS
- the LOC113701872 gene encoding uncharacterized protein isoform X3, giving the protein MEPNQDDDDAGVDESSPQEEMITTSTHHFGDGDDAFSVTIIESMKEEYGLFVWPCSIILAEYVWQQRSRFSGANVIELGAGTSLPGIVAAKVGADVTLTDDSNRPEVLDNMRRECELNNVTCKVLGLTWGVWDEPIFTLCPNIILGADVLYETSEFSLFSFYNSLPQQKWASPD
- the LOC113701872 gene encoding uncharacterized protein isoform X1, translated to MEPNQDDDDAGVDESSPQEEMITTSTHHFGDGDDAFSVTIIESMKEEYGLFVWPCSIILAEYVWQQRSRFSGANVIELGAGTSLPGIVAAKVGADVTLTDDSNRPEVLDNMRRECELNNVTCKVLGLTWGVWDEPIFTLCPNIILGADVLYETSAFDDLFAAVAYLLQNSPSSVFITAYHNRSGHHLIEFLMVKWGLKCMKLLDGFSFMPADKASGLSGNIQLVEIILDNDKLS
- the LOC140004554 gene encoding peroxidase 64-like; protein product: MACLVSLSISLFICLVCSQGHALSLNYYEKTCPNAESIVTEVVKDAAKKDNTVPAALLRMHFHDCFIRGCDASVLLNSKGKNSAEKDGPPNKSLHAFYVIDNAKKAVEALCPGVVSCADILASAARDAVVLSGGPYWDVPKGRKDGRISKASETTQMPAPLFNISQLQQSFSQRGLSMEDLVALSGGHTIGFSHCSSFQNRIHNFNATHDIDPTLHPSFAASLKSICPNKSGTKNGGTSMDPSSTTFDNTYYKLILQGKSLFSSDQALLTSPKTKDLVSKFATSKETFYEAFSSSMIKMSSITGGQEIRKDCRVVN